The genomic DNA TGGGAGATACTGTTGTACTCTGGTGAAACAGAGACGGCGTTAATAGGGAGGGTTGAGCGGGTaggggggcggtggttgttTTTCGCCTGTAGGATAGAACAACATCATGAATCAGGGGGCCGGAAATGCAAAAAAGTGTGTGAATGTTGACTGTTCCCATCACATCACGCTGTCGATACCTGTCTGGCTCTTATGATGTTTCAATGTTTTGAATGTTGAATTATTTGttaccatcaccccccttctttGGCCTTGGGATACATACAACAACCATAAAACTtccaaaaataaaaataaaaggcCTTTGCCTTCCCATCTTGCCTTGAAAACTCATCCACTCCCCTTGAATATCACAAcaaactccccccccccttctaAGCAGGAACCCCAACCATCCCCAaaacatcctccaccacctcctcaaccccccacccccccatcaccacacccaccgcctccccctcactCCCCCACTGCAcactcctctccctttccatcatccccccctccccaaccatcACAATCCGATGCCCATAAACCTTCCTAACCGCCAACCCGACCAAACTCGCCGtcacaaaccccaacccatgCAGCGCCGCCAAACTCTTGCACAAATACCCCAAACACCTCGTCGCCTGAGGCGtcaccccccccaccaccgccctgtGAATCCTCAAATGGCTCACCACATTCATCTGATACCTCagcacatccacatccacacACGCCAGCGTCGTCAGCTGAGACAGCAGCGAGATGTCGTCTTCCGTCATATGCGGTTGCGGAGCAGGTTCGTGGTCAGGCAAAGGCCCGAGACCGGATGACGACCGTTTGATGATGCTATCGCTCGACGCGACGGAAATGTTGTCGTCAGGACGAGAAAGCTCCGCGTCGAGGTGGTCAAGCCCGTCTTTTTCCGCGTCGTGCCAATGACTCAAGTAGAAAAAGTCGTTTAGATGGGGTGTCACCCTCGCttgggtcggggagggggcgcCGATTATGGCGATGAACAAGAACTGCTTCGGGGCGGTTTGGACAGAGGTTCGTGTAAAGATTCTTCGGGTTCGTAGCAGTTCGAGGGCTTGGATCTGGACGGCGCGGGGGGCCAGGTGGAGgtttttggcgaggatgaagtTGGCTAtttggggttgctgggctggttggtgggttgttgttgatggggaggaggggacgatGGCTGCTGGGCCGATTCGGGGGGAGAATGCGCCTGGTCGAGAGGGAGGGGCGGGGCTGGGGAAGTAGGATCCccctgatgaggagggaccgccggtggtggaagagggttCATGGCGGAGATGGTAGGGGGAGGCAGAGCGGgtgtgggttggtgatgggggacCACCGCGGGCTGGCTGGGGGACCAGGAGTCCGGTTGCGAACTCGTCGAGGGTGGCGTGGGAATGGCAGTTAATGAtggcgggggtgaggttgaaggttTTGGATGCGACGAGGCAGAGCTCTTCGGCTAGTTCGTCGACATAGTCTGGGAGGGTGCCTATTAGGCAGTGTTCGCGGGCGACAAGACACAAGAGAGTGGCTAGTTCGAGGTCGCTGAGAGACCGGATCTTGTCGAGGAGTTGTTCATTGGCCATTGgcttggtgggtggtggtggtgatgtttgctAGAGCACGGATGTGTACCTTGATAGGTAGCATGTCGAGCGCCAGGATGCGACGTCGTGACGGGGGCAGGCAGATGCACCACCAAGCCAGGCCAGGGATCCAGCTTGGCCGAGTGGTTGTCGGTGCTTCGTTCGCTGCCGGTGGCTCGTGCTGTTTGTGTGTTTCGACAGGTTATGATGGTCTTCATCGTGGGCGCATGCAAGAAGAGTAAACCGACGCGTGGCTGGCCTGGCGCCCTGccatttctttctctttcccaAATGTTGCGGGCGCACAGTGATCAACTGGTGGAAACAGGCGTTGGAACTTGGAAGGCAGATGCTGTCACAAGGTTTCAAGAGTGGGGTGGGGAAAGCCCAAAAGGCACTGGTCTCATAGGTGGGCCAACTGAGGCTGCAGGGCTGTGATTGGCCCAGCCCTCTGCATCTGGTGCCTGCCCGCCCGCTCTTGATAGCTCTCTATCGCTGCTGGCTCCAGCCTTCGTCACTCCTCCAACAGCCGATTCCCTACCAACCCATCAGCCCCGTTCATTTTATCGGAGCCGCAAACCTGGAAACCTCGAACCACTGCCCGTGTGCTACTGAGCGTAGACCTCAACCTATTTTTTGGGACCTCGCCCACCGCAAAACTTCCCAGACCAGAAACCAACGTCGGTCGCCTGCGCATCAATTCTTCCACCCGCCTTCCCCGCGTCACTGAGCCTCCAAACGGAACGATTTCCCGCCATGGCTTCCAGAAAGAAGGTCCTCCTCAAGGTCATCATCCTGGGCGATAGCGGTGTTGGCAAGACGAGTTTGATGAACCAATATGTATGACACTTGCCCACACTCACGTGCGCCGCCCCATGCTGACTCCTCACGCAATCGACAGGTCAACAAGAAGTTCAGCGCAAGCTACAAGGCCACTATCGGAGCCGATTTCCTGACACgagaggtgttggtggaCGACCGCCAAGTGACCATGCAGCTGTGGGACACGGCCGGGCAAGAACGGTTCCAGTCGCTGGGTGTGGCCTTTTACAGAGGAGCCGACTGCTGTGTGCTGGTGTACGATGTCAACAACTCCAAGAGCTTTGATGCGCTCGACAGCTGGAGGGACGAGTTTTTGATCCAAGCCTCGCCACGAGACCCGGATAACTTCCcatttgtggtgttgggcaACAAGATCGATGTGGAGGAGAGCAAGAGAGTGGTATGTTGACTTGTGAAGGGGGGTTTCAGGATGGGTGCTGACAGATGAAAGATCTCGACAAAGCGGGCCATGACCTTTTGCCAGTCCAAGGGTGGTATCCCATACTTTGAGACCTCTGCCaaggaggccatcaacgTTGAGCAGGCTTTTGAGGGTGAGTTGAGCCTATCTCTTGTCAAATCTGACAACATGCTGACCTGACCTGCCCAGTTATCGCGAGGAATGCGCTCCTCCAGGAAGAGTCGGAAGAGTTCAGCGGCGATTTTCAGgaccccatcaacatccataTTGAGAACGACCGGGACGGGTGCGCGTGCTAGGCAGGATACATGATGGCATGAGATGTAGTGAGGATGACCAGTTTGCTCTTTCAAGTTTTGGGTTTTTGGCTTTGTATGATATCATGCTGGGAGTATCTGGCGAGTTGTTTCCAATTCATAACCTGGGCTTGGCGCTTTTTTATCTGCTTTTGAGAAGGCCTCGATAGACCTGCATTGGTATCAAGGTGGAAAggcatatatatatatatatatctatgGCGAAGCTCAACAAGATACCTCTGTGCTGGGTTGCAAGACCTTACTGTGATTTATACATGTTTCACCGCATATCGCGGCataaccccaaccctgcTGGCTGAGCCACCGTTATGGCGCCTGGTGGGCCTGGCGCCAACCTGGAACGAACGAACAAACGGTCGAGCTCCAGTGATCAGCGAAATCGACAAGATCCAAACTCCACAAAACCCGGTTACTTTTTCATGGGCCGACCTTTCTGCAGTCCGCACCAACTCCGCCGAACAACAAGTGTCGAGTGTCCACAACCGAACGACCTCGAGATCCACGATAATTCGGCCCATCGAATGAATCCACCAGGCTTTCCCATGGTTTTGATCGAGCACTTGTCGCGAAACGGGGACAGGGTCTTTTTGCGACTACTACCTCggactccaacaacagcaacaacaacaacaacaacaacaacaaggctCTTTTGAAGCTAAGGCGATAAGTTTGGAACCAGTCCATCTTGCACAAAGCGAAGAACGCGAATACAGAAAACAATGGCACCCCCAGAACCACTCCTCCCAGCAGCGCTGGCGCCgccagatcaccaccaccacacccaccaccgaccATCCGGTGATTTCGGCAGATCCAACAAACACGATACTAcagacgacgaagaagatgataTCTCCCCCCGATCCTCCTTCTCGGACAGGCGCAGGTCGCAACACTACGGAGCGAGGGTAATGCTAGGTGGAATGTCGGCCGACCACTCCCCTGCCTCGGCAGGCCGATTATCACCACACACTGAACAAACACAAAAATCAAGACTCCTCGGCGGGGTCGCGAGGAAAACTCTAGGGATAtgtctgctgctggtggtcgTCTTTTTCTGGACAGTCTCCAACTTTCTCGCGTCATACATCTTCTCGGACGGGACATACTCGAAGcctttctttttggtttaCGTCAATACTTCGATGTTTGCGATCAGTCTTGTTCCCATGACGGGGAAGTACATCATACAAAACGGGTGGCGCACGACGC from Podospora pseudoanserina strain CBS 124.78 chromosome 2, whole genome shotgun sequence includes the following:
- the GTP14 gene encoding Ypt/Rab-type GTPase Rab7 (COG:U; EggNog:ENOG503NWMV), whose amino-acid sequence is MASRKKVLLKVIILGDSGVGKTSLMNQYVNKKFSASYKATIGADFLTREVLVDDRQVTMQLWDTAGQERFQSLGVAFYRGADCCVLVYDVNNSKSFDALDSWRDEFLIQASPRDPDNFPFVVLGNKIDVEESKRVISTKRAMTFCQSKGGIPYFETSAKEAINVEQAFEVIARNALLQEESEEFSGDFQDPINIHIENDRDGCAC
- a CDS encoding hypothetical protein (EggNog:ENOG503P00Q); amino-acid sequence: MANEQLLDKIRSLSDLELATLLCLVAREHCLIGTLPDYVDELAEELCLVASKTFNLTPAIINCHSHATLDEFATGLLVPQPARGGPPSPTHTRSASPYHLRHEPSSTTGGPSSSGGSYFPSPAPPSRPGAFSPRIGPAAIVPSSPSTTTHQPAQQPQIANFILAKNLHLAPRAVQIQALELLRTRRIFTRTSVQTAPKQFLFIAIIGAPSPTQARVTPHLNDFFYLSHWHDAEKDGLDHLDAELSRPDDNISVASSDSIIKRSSSGLGPLPDHEPAPQPHMTEDDISLLSQLTTLACVDVDVLRYQMNVVSHLRIHRAVVGGVTPQATRCLGYLCKSLAALHGLGFVTASLVGLAVRKVYGHRIVMVGEGGMMERERSVQWGSEGEAVGVVMGGWGVEEVVEDVLGMVGVPA